A genomic region of Methanobacterium sp. SMA-27 contains the following coding sequences:
- a CDS encoding cupin domain-containing protein, translated as MRISKVSDIKSSPNPHGVYARKIYDTENAVAVHMTIKPGESLKKHSTPVDVFFYVLEGEGIVEIGEEKERVSKDALIESPAKKPHTWYNEGQNNLKILIVKVPRPIRSTKVI; from the coding sequence ATGAGAATATCTAAAGTATCAGACATTAAATCCTCTCCAAACCCTCACGGAGTCTATGCACGTAAAATATATGATACCGAAAATGCTGTAGCAGTTCACATGACCATTAAACCAGGAGAATCCTTAAAAAAACACAGCACTCCTGTAGATGTGTTTTTCTATGTTTTAGAAGGTGAGGGTATTGTTGAAATTGGAGAAGAAAAAGAGAGAGTAAGTAAAGATGCTCTAATTGAAAGTCCTGCCAAAAAACCACATACATGGTATAATGAAGGACAAAATAATCTAAAAATATTAATTGTCAAAGTCCCAAGACCAATCAGATCTACAAAAGTTATTTAA
- a CDS encoding AI-2E family transporter, which translates to MNDEFKIPSFLQQILVIAVIFVALLGMKYSSVILGPIFLSIFISIIIYPFLMWLKKKGLSYNLSVLVTLVGTLALGAAIMGFLVYTLAQLVKALPTFTINSSGFLAQYGNQIITFIVDNIPVSDSAGLIAIGTFLLFSVIFLVYELPQIKTRLEKGFGTDSPTLNKTFALIRDTIDYFIIRAKVNFFYGISVSVILFVFDINFAVLWGLLTFFLGFIPYIGIIIAAIPPVLIAWSKFGIQGAIIMGLFFIIINTIAESIIFPRLTGKGLQMSVYVVFVSLFVWGWVLGPTGFLIGVPLTLIVIKYLENYDETRWLASIMSSGEEEDENNKKNDHK; encoded by the coding sequence ATGAATGATGAATTTAAAATACCCTCATTTCTTCAGCAAATACTTGTTATAGCAGTAATTTTTGTAGCTTTACTGGGAATGAAATATAGTTCGGTGATTTTGGGACCAATATTCCTTTCAATATTCATAAGCATAATTATCTATCCCTTTTTGATGTGGCTTAAAAAGAAGGGTTTGTCTTACAATCTATCAGTATTAGTAACATTAGTTGGAACTTTAGCTTTAGGTGCTGCAATAATGGGTTTTCTTGTGTATACACTAGCTCAATTAGTTAAAGCACTTCCTACTTTCACTATAAACTCTTCAGGGTTTCTTGCACAGTACGGAAATCAGATAATAACATTTATTGTTGACAATATTCCTGTTTCAGATTCTGCTGGGTTAATTGCTATTGGAACTTTCCTTCTGTTCTCAGTCATATTTCTGGTTTATGAACTACCTCAAATAAAAACAAGACTTGAAAAAGGATTTGGTACGGATAGTCCTACCCTAAATAAAACATTCGCTCTTATTCGTGATACTATCGACTATTTTATAATCAGAGCAAAAGTAAACTTTTTTTACGGTATAAGCGTTTCAGTTATACTTTTCGTCTTCGACATTAATTTTGCAGTACTCTGGGGATTACTAACATTTTTCCTGGGATTTATACCATACATAGGTATAATAATAGCAGCTATACCTCCAGTATTGATAGCTTGGTCTAAATTCGGCATACAAGGCGCTATCATCATGGGACTTTTCTTCATCATCATTAACACCATTGCTGAAAGTATTATATTCCCAAGACTAACAGGAAAAGGTCTTCAGATGTCAGTTTATGTGGTGTTTGTTTCATTATTTGTGTGGGGTTGGGTTTTAGGTCCTACAGGATTTTTAATTGGAGTACCTTTAACCTTGATTGTCATAAAATATCTAGAAAACTATGATGAAACTCGCTGGCTGGCTTCAATAATGTCTAGTGGAGAAGAAGAGGATGAGAATAATAAAAAAAATGATCATAAATAG